A region of Micromonospora chokoriensis DNA encodes the following proteins:
- a CDS encoding ATP-binding SpoIIE family protein phosphatase yields the protein MPGTVGRVPTPATPGPGASTGSGAVAAVLAHDWAGTPLGPPESWDVAVRAVVELIAASPMPMALAYGDDLVLLYNAGYGELLGTKHPSALGRPAAEVFAEIWALPGVGAVIERCYRQGVPFLEKESTLPLVRGHSATVEQAVFTRGYSPVRDSLGRIVGVLTVAAETTHVTEQLQSLSEVAAALAGTLTLDDVARVALRYAITTFDPDQASFVVDEGGGGWRMVRRVRGELLDEADERLPPLWRRAPADWSSPVVQAARSGGPSFVRDGQPLRDTAVDRHDQKIRSVAALPLGTSVVRGGLAVGYQVPHTWSPAERALLAASAELIGQAAERARRFETQHGTAQLLQRSMLPEHLPDLPRLRIAARYDPGVDGNAAGGDFYDAFLLPSGALGVVLGDVAGHDVQAAARMGQVRAALRALALADSAPDAVLAGLDRLVSSLGVEAGTHELFVTVVFGVIDADRRELTLASSGHPAPLIRRGDPGGRSHAEYLDVPAGPPLGLGGRPGTVTVPFRPGDTLLLFSDGVVERRRHSLTAGLTTLGDAVGKAGSGDPRALCAVATAAVPGGTEDDVAVLAVEHALKPSRSASMEMPAEPTAPSRVRHWMTGQLTGWQVAESVIGAAVLCTSELTTNALLHAGTAARVEIDLSPERLLVSVADSGTRGTVTRARTDTLSSRGRGLGLIEELSDAWGTDPSVRGSTVWFEILIRNADAA from the coding sequence ATGCCAGGAACGGTCGGGCGAGTCCCCACGCCAGCAACTCCCGGCCCGGGCGCGTCCACCGGGTCCGGTGCGGTCGCTGCCGTGCTCGCCCACGACTGGGCCGGCACCCCGCTGGGCCCGCCGGAAAGCTGGGACGTGGCGGTCCGGGCCGTGGTCGAGCTGATCGCCGCCTCACCGATGCCGATGGCGCTGGCGTACGGCGACGACCTCGTGCTGCTCTACAACGCCGGCTACGGCGAGTTGCTGGGCACCAAGCACCCGAGCGCCCTCGGTCGACCGGCCGCCGAGGTGTTCGCGGAGATCTGGGCGCTCCCGGGCGTCGGTGCGGTCATCGAACGCTGCTACCGGCAGGGGGTGCCGTTCCTGGAGAAGGAGTCGACGCTGCCCCTGGTCCGCGGGCACTCCGCGACCGTGGAACAGGCCGTCTTCACCAGGGGATACTCACCGGTCCGGGACAGTCTCGGGCGGATCGTCGGCGTGTTGACGGTCGCGGCCGAGACCACCCACGTCACCGAGCAGTTGCAGAGCCTCAGCGAGGTGGCCGCGGCGCTCGCCGGCACGCTCACCCTCGACGACGTGGCCCGGGTGGCGCTGCGGTACGCGATCACCACGTTCGACCCCGACCAGGCCTCGTTCGTCGTCGACGAGGGCGGCGGCGGTTGGCGGATGGTGCGCCGGGTACGCGGCGAGTTGCTGGACGAGGCCGACGAGCGACTCCCCCCGCTCTGGCGGCGCGCGCCGGCGGACTGGTCGTCGCCTGTGGTGCAGGCGGCGCGCTCCGGTGGCCCGTCGTTCGTCCGGGACGGGCAACCGCTGCGGGACACCGCTGTGGATCGCCACGACCAGAAGATCCGCTCGGTGGCGGCCCTGCCGCTGGGCACCTCGGTGGTACGCGGCGGGCTGGCGGTCGGCTACCAGGTCCCGCACACCTGGTCGCCGGCCGAGCGGGCGCTGCTGGCCGCCTCGGCCGAGCTGATCGGTCAGGCCGCCGAGCGGGCCCGCCGCTTCGAGACCCAGCACGGCACCGCCCAGTTGTTGCAACGCAGCATGCTGCCCGAGCATCTGCCGGACCTGCCCCGGCTGCGGATCGCGGCCCGTTACGACCCGGGGGTCGACGGCAACGCCGCCGGGGGCGACTTCTACGACGCCTTCCTGCTGCCCAGCGGCGCGCTCGGCGTGGTGCTGGGCGACGTCGCCGGCCACGACGTGCAGGCCGCCGCGCGGATGGGACAGGTCCGGGCCGCGCTGCGCGCGCTGGCTCTGGCCGACTCCGCGCCGGACGCCGTGCTGGCCGGGCTGGACCGGCTGGTGAGCAGCCTGGGCGTGGAGGCCGGCACACACGAACTCTTCGTCACAGTGGTGTTCGGCGTGATCGACGCGGATCGGCGGGAGCTGACCCTGGCCAGTTCCGGGCACCCCGCGCCGCTGATCCGTCGCGGCGACCCGGGGGGCCGCTCGCACGCCGAGTACCTCGACGTTCCAGCCGGTCCTCCGCTGGGTCTCGGCGGCCGGCCGGGCACCGTGACGGTCCCGTTCCGCCCCGGTGACACCCTGCTGCTGTTCAGCGACGGGGTGGTCGAACGCCGACGGCACAGCCTCACCGCCGGGCTTACCACCCTCGGCGACGCCGTCGGGAAGGCCGGCAGCGGTGACCCGCGCGCCCTCTGCGCGGTGGCGACCGCGGCGGTGCCGGGCGGCACCGAGGACGACGTGGCCGTACTCGCGGTCGAACACGCCCTCAAGCCGAGCCGGTCGGCGAGCATGGAGATGCCCGCGGAGCCGACCGCGCCCAGCCGGGTCCGGCACTGGATGACCGGTCAGCTCACCGGCTGGCAGGTGGCCGAGTCGGTGATCGGGGCGGCGGTGCTGTGCACCAGCGAACTGACGACCAACGCGTTGCTGCACGCCGGCACGGCCGCCCGGGTGGAGATCGACCTCAGCCCCGAACGGCTGCTCGTCTCGGTCGCCGATTCCGGCACCCGGGGCACCGTGACCCGGGCCCGCACCGACACGTTGAGCAGTCGCGGGCGCGGTCTGGGCCTGATCGAGGAGCTCAGCGACGCCTGGGGCACCGACCCGTCGGTCCGCGGCTCCACGGTCTGGTTCGAGATCCTCATCCGAAACGCCGACGCCGCCTGA